One Caldalkalibacillus uzonensis DNA segment encodes these proteins:
- a CDS encoding L-threonylcarbamoyladenylate synthase translates to MEHKWQTKHWHIHNVVDKHVDNLISHPHVQQAASWINRDEPVAFPTETVYGLGANALSDKAVQKIFTAKGRPADNPLIVHISAVDNLAGVVDEIPAQARLLMAKFWPGPLTLVLPRGSQVCQSVTAGLDTVAVRMPAHPVALALIEACGKPLAAPSANLSGKPSPTRAEHVLHDLSGRIVGVLDGGETGVGLESTVVDVTGEVPLLLRPGGVTQSELEEVVGRVEIDPALSYHLDSVHNTAAFRPRSPGLKYKHYAPDGEVFLVSLAKGVKAMRRYIQECALRDREQGYSVAVLTTDDGKGFYVADLVISLGDRTRLERVAQRIYAALREADQAQIQRIYVESFPTAAVGEAIMNRLLKAAQGRMLEP, encoded by the coding sequence ATGGAACACAAATGGCAGACAAAACATTGGCATATCCACAATGTTGTGGATAAACATGTTGATAACTTGATTAGCCATCCACATGTTCAGCAAGCAGCCAGCTGGATCAACCGGGATGAACCGGTTGCTTTCCCCACCGAAACCGTTTACGGGTTAGGTGCCAATGCCTTGTCTGACAAGGCTGTGCAGAAAATCTTTACGGCCAAAGGACGCCCGGCAGACAACCCATTAATTGTTCATATCTCAGCTGTGGATAACCTGGCAGGGGTTGTGGATGAAATACCTGCACAGGCCCGGTTGCTGATGGCCAAGTTTTGGCCCGGTCCATTAACTCTGGTTCTTCCCCGCGGGAGTCAAGTGTGCCAGAGTGTGACTGCAGGCCTGGATACTGTGGCAGTCCGCATGCCTGCCCATCCGGTGGCCCTGGCCCTCATTGAAGCGTGTGGAAAGCCGTTGGCAGCCCCCAGCGCTAACCTTTCAGGCAAACCCAGCCCCACCCGGGCTGAACACGTGTTGCATGATTTGTCCGGTCGGATTGTGGGTGTGCTGGACGGGGGAGAAACGGGGGTCGGTTTGGAGTCTACCGTTGTGGATGTGACTGGGGAAGTTCCCCTGTTGCTGCGTCCGGGCGGGGTAACCCAAAGTGAGCTGGAGGAAGTGGTCGGCCGCGTAGAGATAGATCCAGCGCTGTCCTATCACCTGGATTCCGTTCACAACACCGCAGCTTTTCGTCCCCGTTCACCGGGCTTGAAATATAAACATTACGCACCGGACGGGGAGGTCTTTCTTGTCTCTCTGGCCAAAGGAGTGAAGGCGATGCGCCGCTACATTCAAGAGTGTGCCCTCCGGGATAGAGAGCAGGGTTATTCTGTGGCTGTATTGACCACCGATGATGGGAAAGGATTTTATGTGGCCGATTTGGTTATCTCCTTAGGTGACCGGACCCGGCTGGAGAGGGTCGCCCAGCGGATTTATGCCGCCTTGCGAGAGGCGGATCAGGCGCAGATACAAAGAATATATGTTGAATCCTTTCCTACTGCAGCCGTAGGCGAAGCCATTATGAACCGCTTGCTCAAAGCTGCTCAGGGACGCATGCTTGAACCTTGA
- a CDS encoding manganese efflux pump MntP: protein MALALGMDAFSMCLGLGLVRMGARRMAAIGLCNGFLHMAMPLAGMILGQMIGDMIGHLALTIGGTLLICFGLHMVYSSLFSAATTPLWLNTTGTGLFLFSVSVSLDSFSVGLSLGLFDVNTWLAIPLFGFSGLVLTWLGLILGRYVGGWMGHYSEAVGGMILVTFGLKFLF, encoded by the coding sequence ATGGCGCTTGCACTGGGGATGGATGCCTTCTCCATGTGTCTGGGATTGGGACTAGTGCGGATGGGTGCGCGAAGAATGGCAGCGATCGGACTATGCAACGGCTTTTTGCATATGGCCATGCCTTTGGCCGGTATGATCCTGGGTCAGATGATCGGGGACATGATTGGCCATCTGGCGCTCACTATAGGAGGAACCCTGCTGATCTGCTTTGGACTTCATATGGTCTATTCTTCCTTGTTCAGTGCTGCTACAACCCCATTATGGCTAAACACAACAGGGACCGGATTGTTTCTGTTTTCCGTCAGCGTTAGTTTGGACAGCTTTTCAGTCGGCTTGTCTTTAGGTCTGTTTGACGTTAACACTTGGCTAGCTATCCCATTGTTCGGCTTTTCCGGTTTGGTGCTAACCTGGCTGGGGTTAATCCTTGGCCGGTATGTGGGAGGCTGGATGGGCCATTATAGTGAGGCGGTGGGGGGTATGATTCTAGTCACATTTGGTCTTAAATTTCTGTTCTGA
- a CDS encoding low molecular weight protein arginine phosphatase: protein MKHILFVCTGNTCRSPMAEYLLRHKAGEKYEVKSAGLAAFPGQDAADHVKQLLNEQGILVDHKSQPVTPELMEWADLVLTMTEAHMHHLQEQFPDKKDVIYTLKTYVDPKHENPNISDPFGGNKEVYESTMHEIEAWLERFVEKEG from the coding sequence TTGAAACATATTTTATTTGTCTGTACGGGAAATACTTGCCGCAGTCCGATGGCGGAGTATTTGCTGCGTCACAAAGCAGGGGAAAAGTATGAGGTAAAATCGGCTGGTCTGGCTGCTTTTCCTGGTCAGGATGCTGCCGACCATGTCAAACAATTACTTAACGAGCAGGGGATTCTTGTTGACCATAAGTCTCAGCCGGTTACACCGGAATTGATGGAGTGGGCCGATTTGGTACTCACCATGACCGAGGCACACATGCACCACTTGCAAGAGCAATTTCCAGATAAAAAAGACGTCATATATACCTTGAAAACCTATGTGGACCCAAAGCATGAGAATCCCAATATTTCAGACCCGTTTGGCGGAAACAAGGAAGTCTATGAGTCCACCATGCATGAGATTGAAGCATGGCTGGAGCGCTTCGTAGAGAAAGAGGGCTAA
- a CDS encoding methyl-accepting chemotaxis protein, with protein sequence MKAEQAKQRYTFSLQKKMVSGIVVLALITYGCSAFFIFVVSDYVPWMTGLSFTLITFGLGVIWSGILGYFAARRITRPIQRLAQSMHTAATGDLRVKFEGYRSDDEIKALGQAFNQMVHQLQGMVGDISNHFKETNRQVQELSQASDSAAEQAEAISRTIEEIASGAERSASSVQATVEAVESVTAMAEEVDRYAEESKRLAEDMVSELNHSGEVVHSLIEGMGSLAAVNQESLQVVSRLKEQAKEINEITDMVGDIAEQTNLLALNASIEAARAGEHGRGFAVVAQEVRELADESRQAVGRITKLINHIHQGVEQVVSHIEAQVHAAESESAKGQEANQALEAISRSIHKVVESIAHITRLAGEQTEAMKRTLAEAQGVAAVSEQTSAGAQEVAASVEQQTAVMEEIAASAEVLEREAKTLHEKISRFTL encoded by the coding sequence ATGAAAGCAGAACAAGCGAAACAGCGTTACACGTTCAGTTTGCAAAAAAAGATGGTATCAGGGATTGTTGTGCTGGCCCTGATTACTTATGGGTGCAGTGCCTTTTTCATTTTTGTAGTCAGTGACTATGTGCCCTGGATGACAGGTCTCTCGTTTACGCTGATTACCTTTGGCCTGGGAGTGATCTGGTCGGGCATTCTGGGTTATTTTGCAGCGAGGCGTATTACCCGTCCCATTCAGCGCTTGGCCCAGTCCATGCACACGGCTGCAACCGGTGATTTGAGAGTCAAGTTTGAAGGATACCGCTCTGATGATGAAATTAAAGCGTTAGGACAAGCCTTCAATCAGATGGTTCACCAATTGCAAGGGATGGTAGGGGACATTTCCAATCATTTTAAAGAGACCAACCGGCAAGTCCAAGAGTTGTCCCAAGCATCAGATTCAGCAGCCGAACAGGCAGAAGCGATCAGCCGCACCATCGAAGAAATTGCCTCCGGAGCAGAACGGTCGGCTTCCAGCGTGCAGGCCACAGTGGAAGCAGTGGAGTCAGTGACCGCCATGGCTGAGGAAGTGGATCGCTATGCTGAGGAATCGAAGCGGCTGGCAGAGGACATGGTCAGCGAATTGAATCACAGTGGTGAAGTGGTCCACTCTTTAATTGAAGGGATGGGCAGTCTTGCGGCAGTTAATCAGGAATCGCTGCAAGTGGTTTCCCGCTTGAAGGAGCAAGCCAAAGAGATTAATGAAATTACAGACATGGTAGGAGATATTGCCGAACAGACTAATTTGCTGGCTCTCAATGCCTCTATTGAAGCAGCCCGGGCTGGAGAACACGGGCGGGGATTTGCTGTTGTGGCTCAGGAAGTGCGTGAACTGGCTGATGAAAGCCGCCAGGCAGTGGGGCGCATTACTAAGCTGATTAACCATATTCACCAGGGTGTAGAGCAGGTTGTCAGTCACATTGAAGCTCAAGTGCACGCGGCAGAATCGGAATCAGCCAAAGGGCAGGAAGCCAATCAGGCTTTAGAGGCCATCAGCCGTTCTATTCATAAGGTGGTAGAATCAATTGCCCACATCACCCGTTTGGCAGGTGAACAAACGGAAGCGATGAAACGAACGTTGGCTGAAGCACAGGGGGTCGCTGCCGTTTCAGAGCAAACTTCGGCTGGTGCTCAAGAAGTGGCAGCTTCAGTTGAGCAGCAGACAGCAGTCATGGAAGAAATTGCTGCTTCCGCAGAGGTACTGGAACGAGAGGCGAAAACATTGCATGAGAAAATTAGCCGCTTTACGCTTTAA
- the rpiB gene encoding ribose 5-phosphate isomerase B, which translates to MKIAIGSDHGGYRLKEEIKSMLTEMGHEVEDFGCHCADSVDYPDYAGPVAQKVAGGEFERGILICGTGIGMSITANKIRGIRCALAHDTFSAKMTRLHNDSNILAMGERVIGPGLAKEIVKVWLETEFEGGRHARRIDKINVLEKETEAT; encoded by the coding sequence GTGAAAATTGCCATTGGTTCTGATCACGGAGGTTACCGATTAAAAGAAGAGATTAAAAGCATGCTCACTGAAATGGGACATGAAGTTGAGGATTTTGGTTGCCACTGTGCCGATTCGGTAGATTATCCCGATTATGCCGGCCCTGTGGCCCAGAAAGTGGCCGGCGGTGAGTTTGAGCGGGGTATTTTGATTTGCGGGACAGGGATCGGTATGTCTATTACGGCCAACAAGATCAGGGGGATTCGCTGTGCTTTGGCCCACGATACGTTCAGTGCCAAAATGACCCGCTTGCATAACGACAGCAATATATTGGCCATGGGTGAACGGGTGATTGGCCCTGGCTTAGCGAAAGAAATTGTTAAAGTATGGCTGGAGACGGAATTTGAAGGAGGGCGCCATGCCCGCCGTATTGATAAAATAAATGTGCTGGAAAAGGAGACGGAGGCAACATGA
- a CDS encoding TIGR01440 family protein: MKLTSIYDQTRQVLQDLLDQYPLGTKQILVLGVSTSEVLGEKIGTHGSDDVAEAIFRAVEDVRQKHGFHIAYQCCEHLNRALVVEKRTADIFQLEEVTVIPAPKAGGAMAAYAYRQLADPVMVEHIQAHAGIDIGDTLIGMHLKHVAVPVRGTLKQVGKAHVTMAKTRPKLIGGSRAIYELEKKN, from the coding sequence ATGAAGTTAACCTCCATCTATGACCAAACCAGACAAGTGCTGCAGGATCTCCTGGACCAATATCCCCTGGGCACCAAGCAGATTCTCGTACTTGGGGTCAGCACCAGTGAAGTGCTAGGGGAGAAAATCGGCACCCACGGAAGTGATGATGTGGCGGAAGCTATTTTCCGTGCTGTTGAAGATGTGCGGCAGAAACACGGTTTTCACATCGCTTACCAATGCTGTGAACATCTAAACAGGGCCCTGGTCGTGGAAAAGCGTACGGCTGATATCTTTCAGTTGGAAGAAGTGACCGTCATCCCTGCACCCAAGGCCGGGGGCGCCATGGCCGCCTATGCCTACCGCCAACTGGCTGATCCAGTCATGGTGGAACATATTCAAGCCCATGCCGGTATCGACATTGGCGATACCTTGATCGGTATGCATCTCAAACATGTGGCTGTCCCAGTCAGAGGCACGCTTAAGCAAGTAGGGAAGGCTCATGTTACGATGGCCAAAACACGGCCCAAGCTGATCGGAGGATCACGGGCCATCTACGAATTGGAGAAAAAGAATTGA
- the glyA gene encoding serine hydroxymethyltransferase gives MDILHKQDPEIYEAIQAELGRQRSKIELIASENFVSRAVLEAMGSVLTNKYAEGYPGRRYYGGCEHVDVAEELARERVKKLFGADHANVQPHSGAQANMAVYFTVLKPGDTVLGMNLSHGGHLTHGSPVNFSGTLYNFVDYGVDPDTHRIDYDDVLNKAKEHKPKLIVAGASAYPRVIDFARLKEIADEVGALLMVDMAHIAGLVATGHHPSPVPYADFVTSTTHKTLRGPRGGLILCKAEYAKQIDKAVFPGMQGGPLMHIIAAKAVAFKEALSPEFKAYSQAIIDNAKQLAQSLTDRGFTLVSGGTDNHLILIDVRNLNLTGKQAEHLLDEVGITCNKNTIPFDPESPFVTSGIRIGTAAVTSRGFDTKAMEEIADIMALALKHPEDDSKQQEARARVRQLTERFPLYPEL, from the coding sequence ATGGATATTTTACATAAGCAAGATCCGGAAATTTACGAAGCCATTCAAGCAGAATTGGGCCGTCAGCGCAGCAAAATTGAGCTGATTGCCTCTGAAAACTTTGTCAGCCGGGCGGTTTTGGAAGCCATGGGCAGTGTGCTGACCAATAAATATGCCGAAGGTTACCCAGGCCGCCGCTATTATGGTGGTTGCGAACATGTGGATGTGGCTGAAGAGCTGGCACGGGAACGGGTGAAAAAATTATTTGGTGCCGACCATGCCAACGTCCAGCCCCATTCCGGGGCCCAGGCCAACATGGCTGTCTACTTTACAGTTCTAAAACCGGGTGATACCGTGCTGGGGATGAATCTGTCCCACGGGGGACATTTGACCCACGGCAGCCCTGTCAACTTCTCCGGCACCCTGTACAATTTTGTTGACTACGGAGTAGACCCGGACACGCACCGGATTGACTATGATGATGTTTTAAACAAGGCCAAAGAACATAAGCCCAAGTTGATTGTCGCTGGCGCCAGCGCCTATCCACGGGTGATCGATTTTGCCCGCTTGAAGGAGATCGCTGATGAAGTGGGTGCCTTGCTGATGGTGGATATGGCTCACATCGCAGGCCTTGTGGCGACAGGTCATCACCCTTCACCGGTACCTTATGCGGACTTTGTCACTTCTACCACCCACAAAACATTGCGTGGCCCCCGCGGCGGTTTGATTTTGTGTAAAGCTGAATACGCCAAACAGATTGATAAAGCCGTCTTTCCGGGCATGCAGGGCGGCCCGCTGATGCACATCATTGCCGCCAAAGCAGTTGCCTTTAAAGAAGCTCTCAGTCCGGAATTTAAAGCCTATTCCCAAGCCATTATCGATAATGCCAAGCAGTTGGCTCAAAGCCTGACCGACCGCGGGTTTACGCTCGTTTCCGGCGGAACGGACAACCATCTGATTTTGATTGATGTGCGCAATTTAAACCTGACCGGTAAACAGGCAGAGCACCTGTTGGATGAAGTGGGCATTACCTGCAACAAGAACACCATTCCGTTTGACCCTGAAAGCCCATTTGTCACCAGCGGCATTCGCATTGGCACGGCAGCGGTCACATCCAGAGGGTTTGATACGAAAGCAATGGAAGAGATTGCAGATATTATGGCTTTGGCGCTGAAACATCCGGAAGATGACAGCAAACAACAGGAAGCCAGAGCGCGCGTCCGCCAGCTGACGGAACGCTTCCCGCTCTATCCGGAGCTGTAG
- the upp gene encoding uracil phosphoribosyltransferase — MSKVYVFDHPLIQHKLTYIRNKETGTKEFRELVDEVAALMAYEITRDMPLQEVEVETPVAKCKSYLLAGKKIGLVPILRAGLGMVDGILKLIPAAKVGHVGLYRDPDTLEPVEYYVKLPSDIEERDFIVIDPMLATGGSAVAAIHSLKKRGASNMKLMCLIAAPEGIERVQEEHPDVDIYVASVDEKLNEKGYIVPGLGDAGDRLFGTK, encoded by the coding sequence ATGAGTAAAGTCTATGTTTTCGATCATCCCTTGATTCAGCATAAACTAACCTATATTCGTAACAAGGAGACTGGGACCAAGGAATTTCGGGAACTGGTCGATGAAGTGGCTGCCTTGATGGCTTATGAAATTACGAGGGACATGCCTTTACAAGAGGTGGAAGTAGAGACTCCGGTGGCTAAGTGCAAATCGTATCTTTTAGCAGGGAAGAAGATCGGGCTGGTGCCTATCCTGCGCGCCGGATTGGGTATGGTGGATGGCATTTTAAAGCTGATTCCCGCAGCCAAAGTGGGGCATGTGGGTTTATACCGGGATCCTGACACGTTGGAGCCGGTGGAATACTATGTGAAGCTGCCCAGTGACATTGAAGAGCGTGATTTTATTGTCATTGACCCTATGCTGGCTACGGGAGGATCAGCTGTGGCGGCCATTCACTCCCTCAAAAAGCGGGGAGCGTCCAATATGAAGCTGATGTGTTTGATTGCCGCACCGGAAGGGATTGAGCGGGTGCAAGAGGAGCATCCTGATGTGGATATTTATGTGGCCAGTGTGGATGAGAAGCTGAATGAGAAAGGCTATATTGTCCCCGGCTTGGGCGATGCCGGCGACCGGCTGTTTGGCACAAAGTAA
- the wecB gene encoding non-hydrolyzing UDP-N-acetylglucosamine 2-epimerase: MRKIKVMSIFGTRPEAIKMAPLVHELKKHEQEIESLVTVTAQHREMLDQVLRLFKIAPDYDLNIMQARQTLTQVTVRALEGLEAVIKEAKPDIILVHGDTTTTFVASLAAFYHQIAVGHVEAGLRTYRKDSPYPEEMNRQLTGVLADLHFAPTQQAAEHLLQEHKPAESIYITGNTAIDALKTTVRDDYTHPILEQLGNSRMILMTAHRRENLGEPMRRIFRAVRRLVTEQGDIHVVYPVHLNPAVREAAQDILGGHDRIHLIEPLDVLDFHNFAARAHLILTDSGGIQEEAPSLGVPVLVLRDTTERPEGVQAGTLKLAGTQEEEVYQLTRQLLTDNRMYEQMAKASNPYGDGQASKRIVEAILHYYGRRSERPASFQVPLIIS; this comes from the coding sequence ATGCGTAAAATCAAGGTGATGTCCATTTTTGGGACACGCCCTGAAGCGATTAAAATGGCCCCACTGGTTCATGAATTGAAAAAGCATGAGCAAGAGATTGAATCGTTGGTCACGGTGACTGCCCAGCATCGGGAAATGCTGGATCAGGTGTTGCGCCTGTTCAAAATCGCCCCTGATTATGATCTCAATATCATGCAAGCCCGCCAAACGTTAACTCAGGTGACGGTAAGGGCTCTGGAAGGTTTGGAGGCGGTCATTAAAGAGGCCAAACCTGACATCATTCTGGTTCATGGGGATACGACAACCACCTTTGTGGCCAGCCTGGCTGCTTTTTACCATCAAATCGCAGTTGGACATGTGGAAGCAGGTCTCAGGACTTACCGCAAAGATTCCCCCTATCCTGAAGAAATGAACCGTCAATTAACAGGTGTGTTGGCTGACTTGCATTTTGCTCCAACCCAGCAGGCAGCTGAACACTTGTTACAGGAACATAAGCCTGCCGAAAGTATTTATATTACCGGTAACACGGCCATTGACGCCCTGAAGACCACCGTACGGGACGATTACACACATCCCATTCTGGAACAGCTGGGGAATTCCCGGATGATTTTGATGACGGCTCACCGGAGGGAAAATCTGGGAGAACCCATGCGGCGCATTTTCAGAGCGGTACGCCGACTGGTTACTGAGCAGGGGGACATCCACGTGGTCTACCCGGTCCACTTAAATCCTGCGGTTCGGGAAGCAGCTCAGGATATCCTCGGCGGACATGACCGCATTCATCTTATTGAGCCGCTGGATGTACTTGACTTCCATAATTTTGCGGCCCGTGCCCATCTCATTTTGACCGACTCGGGTGGCATTCAGGAAGAGGCTCCTTCCCTTGGCGTTCCCGTTCTTGTTTTGCGGGATACCACCGAGCGTCCAGAGGGAGTGCAAGCAGGTACGTTAAAACTGGCCGGCACTCAAGAGGAAGAGGTCTATCAGCTGACCCGACAGTTATTAACAGACAACCGGATGTATGAACAAATGGCCAAGGCATCCAATCCTTACGGAGATGGGCAGGCATCCAAACGGATTGTGGAGGCTATCCTCCATTATTACGGCAGGCGTTCTGAACGGCCAGCTTCCTTTCAAGTGCCGCTTATCATCTCATAA